tagggtttagagttgatgtttcagggtttagatttgaaggtttagggttttagggtttagggatcgaatttcagaaaaatatagggtttaaggtttacgtttagtgtttagagttgatgtttttgggtttagatttgaatttttggggtttagggtttagagttgatgtttcgggatttagggtttatagttgatgtttcatggtttagggtttagagttgatgatttagggtttaaaattgatgttttaagtttagatttagagGATGCATTCAGTCAACTCAAGGCATATCTAACAACCACCAATATTGGTAAAAACCGACGAGTGAGACACTTTGTATCATTTTATCGCGGCCCCTTCCCTTGCAGCTAGAAAAGTCCTCATCAAGGAATGTAGAGgagaataaaaacaaatcttCTACACGAGCAAACACATAATGGATGACGAGACACGTTATTCAGCacttaaaaattgatttatctgcTGTCACTTCGCCGAGGAAGCTAAGACAATATTTTCAGTCTCTATCTATCGTAATACTAACCAACCATCTTCCCCCTACTGTGATGAAGAATGCTAATCAATCTTGAAGGTTATCAAAATAGGCAACCAAACTCTGCGAACACAACATCATCTACAAAAGCCTATCTGCTGCAAAGTCACAACTACTTCATGACTTCATAGTCGAGCTTACTTCCGAATTCAAACAAGATCTGATCCTTCCTAGCGGAAACTGGACCCTACATGTGGATGTAGCTTCATCCATTAAGAGATCTGGAGTCAGAGTTCATCTCCAATCTCCTACACGAAAGATCATCAGACAACCATTTCGTTTGGAGGTCGCAACACCCTTAGCGGTTCTGAAATTCCCGCATTTCTAGGGACGATGATTCAACTTCTCGAAGAAAACCAAAGTTCGGTttcctgatttgaaattggtaACATTGATGATAACCGGAGTTATTAATCACTGGTTTATAGTAAACCAACAAAGACCTTAAGGAGAACCGAAATGGAAGTTCTTTCACATTTAAGAGATAAGATGTCGAGTTCTTTACTTTTTATGACCCACTCTTGATAATTAATTGAGATCGACTTTATCTCTCAAGATGAACTAGTGAACTTATTGTTAGAAATGGATTGCATCTCTCAAACAAGGCTCATAAGAAAATATGAACTCAGCTTAGTTGATTAAGAGGCAGTCAAAGGAATACCTcgacttagaaaaaaaaatgaaagaagctGCCTATAAAAGAAGTAGACCTATTTCGGAACAAAGACATTGACAATCAGAGAGAAGTCGGCACAACATTAGAATTCTGATAGTTTACCTTATAGTTTACCTTATTTTAGCCAAGTTCTAAGCTTTCGATGAGTTCATCGTCTTTTCTCTTGTAAACTTATATTTGATCTCTTAATAAATGTCTTTCAAATAACTTACCATTGAATCgataatcatttaaaaagttgtaaccttaagtttgtactaattaaaaagagacTTTGCTTAGGTGTCACTTAATAAGGATGTCAATTTAGTTTACGTGGCAGcttaaaaatcaattgaaaaaaatgttggtcTAAATTCAATTACTaggaaacattatattaacgCAAAATATAATAAgcgtgtattctttccttaaataaaagttacagaattacctaatatgattaacatatatatcgCAATTAATGactataataataaagatttgataatatttttttcatccttcttcatttttgtttaattttatattattaaaaaaattaaacaatcacattaatcatataacaaaaaattagattttttcttatatattatattttgaattttttaagatgactttaaattacaaaaatgaggaaatcttatatgttatattttacattttgtaaaacgactttaaattaaaaaatgaagaaactttatatgttatattttcttatatgatatatattttcttatatgttatatttcttaaattttgaaaacgactttaaattataaaaatgtaagttttccttaagcatacgactaaaaccattaaaatgacatgtatcaatttgatagttgatctgaaacttttcaaaaccatatggaataTAAAggtcaaaataattcaattgtggaaacaatactgtacaatttttttaaagaatgtgttggtggaaaaaataaagtttttgtgtcataatttgtttaacgtccaatccgatcaaccatgatatattaattgttGTTTAGTtccataatttataataaaaattgatccggtccttcgaaagaaatatataataacaacaaaaaatattgtatatgtataaataaaatgatcaaatatataaaaaaaattatcgataatatatacaaataaactcgcAGACAACTCTCGTAGTTCatagtgttgacatgaagagaATAAAGAGCAAGAGTAAAAGACATGAGTGCTGACATGAAGCAGTAAAAAACAAGAGTAAAGACATGAAGAACCTGATTGATCATGGACAGGAGATCATGGACAGAAAATCATGGACAGAAAATCATGGACATGAAAACTGAAGCAAAGAAAGGTGTGAGACTGATTTAAATATCTTGCCTGAAGTCTTGGACGAATTTAAACAAGTGGAGGCAACTGAATGGAGCTGTTGGAGTGTGGAAACAAGCCAAAGTCACATGATATGCTAAggaaggaagagagaaagaagttgTCACTATCCGAAAGTGATTTCCCCAGATCTGGTCTTCATTAGTTTATTCATCTCCATTTGtttattcattctcattgtctTATTCTCCTTGCTAGATCTATTTATGTAACTATTGTATACACTAAATCAATCTAAGGAAAAATATTCCTCAAATattcttgtctctctctcttggattCCCTCACATATCTCTCTTAGTTCTTCACCAAAATCTCTCAAATAATTCTCTTAAACTCTTATTAATTCTCATAAATTTACATGGTATTAGAGCTACAAGCTCTTGAAACCTAAATCTCTTCCGCAAATTACTCTGGTtgtatttctctttttctttttaaagtcTCTTATCATTCACACCAGTCTCTCTCCTCTGTTCTTGAACTGCTCTTCAATTTTTCCAGTTCTGTTCTTGTGATTCTTGATGGATTCAGGAGAAAACTCAAGAATGGTGGTGATTCCAGTTACTCTTAAAGGAGCTAACTATCTACATTGGGCAAGGCTTGCTACGACAGCTCTTGGAGGCAGAGGGctttgggagattgttgaagaaggcaGGCCACACAAGAAGACtatcctaggagaggatggcaaagagGTTGTTGTTGCTGATGCTGGCGCCAAGAAGAAATGTCAAGAGGACCAGTTGGTGTTGTCCATTCTTCAGCACAGTCTTGACCCCTCACTTCAGGAAGGTTACTCCTAttgtgaaacttccaaggagctgtgggatacactTCAGAAGGTGTATGAAAACAATTCCAACATCAGTAGAGTCTTTGAAGTCAAGAGGGCTATCAATACTCTTAGTCAAGAGGACAatgattttgataaacattttggGAAGTTCAGATCCTTGTGGGCTGAACTTGAGATGCTCAGGCCAGCAGCTATTGATCCTGATGTGCTTAATCAAAGGaaagagcaagacaaggtctttgcttTGCTGCTTACCCTCCATCCAAGCTATGGTGACCTCATCAAGCACATCCTAAGGAATAAGGACCTACCTTCTCTAGATGAAGTATGCTCTGAGATTTACAAGGAGCAATGCTCAGTTGGTCTCTTTGgaggaagaaagaaagatctggtgcttgcaaaccaagctgatGGAGCAGCAAACAAAAGCTCTTAGAAAGCTGAAGACAAGAAGGTGTGgatttgtgatcattgcaagaagaaagGCCATGGaaaggacaagtgctggatactccatccccatctcaagccacAGAAGTTCAGGACATGCTACAATGATGCCAAAGCAAACTTCTCTGGTGATATTGGTGAGCCATCTATACAAGGCAGCATGCGCCAGACCAATGAAGCTTGTGAGAACAAAGGGGGAGCTTCCAGCAGTGGCTCAGCCTTAAGGAACATTCAAGATGAGACCATCAGGAGATCTGATATTGAGGCTCTCATCAAGCTCCTTAAGGATAACTCTGGTAACTTACTTGGTATCTCTTTAAATGCTACTGCTTGTGGAACTTCTTTGAATGCtataactaaatttaatttGGCAAAACCTTTAGCTATAGATTCAGGAGCTGGTCACCTCATgatcaatgatttaaaattgattaaaaacattgtccCTCCCTTAGGAAATGTTACAATAGCTAATGGTGAAAGAGTACCAATTAAAGGAGTAGGTGATCTTATGTTGTTTAACAAAGattctaaagctttctatatgcctagCTTCACCTCAAACTTGTTATCAGTTAAAAGAGCTACTAATGACTTGAATTGCAGTGTTACTTTCACTCCTAATGATatctactttcaggatattgaaactAGTAGGTTGCTTGGTAAAGGTGTCACCAAGGAAAACTTGTACTTGCTTGAAAATACTAAGCTTGCTGCCTATTTATCTCATGCTTTAAATTCCATTTCTGATTTCCCTAAAGAtgtattgtggcatgctagattaggacatccccaTTCTAGAGCTTTAAACATCATATTGCCTAGTATTTCCTTTAAgagtgattgtgaggcttgtagcTTAGGCAAACATTGCAAATCTGTTTTCTCTAGATCAAgtactatttatgaaaattggTTTGACCTGATttactctgatgtatggactgccccatgtttatctagagagcatcataagtattttgtgacttttatagatgaaaaatcaaaatatacttggATCACACTGATGcaatctaaagatagggtcttAGAAGctttcataaattttcaaaattatgtatctaaccatttcaatgccaagataaaaattttgagatcagataatggaggagaatacacaagcAATGCTTTTAAACAACACTTGGCCAAATATGAGATGATCCATCAAACTAGCTGTCCATACACcccacaacaaaatggagtagctgagaggaaaaatagacatctcatggaggttgcaaggagcatgatgttccatacaaGCATGCCCAaaatctattggggagatgctgtCCTTACTGCCTGTTActtgatcaataggatacctACCAGGATCCTTCAAGATCAATCTCCATATCAGGTACTGAACAAGACTAAACCATCCATAGAGcatatgcgtgtgtttgggtgcttGTGTTTTGTCTTGATTCCaggagaacaaagagataagctGGCGCATTGAAGCACCAGGGCAGTTTTTATTGGCTATTCTTCTCACCAAAAGGGCTACAAATGCTTTGTTCCAGAGACTAGGAGAGTCTTGATAtcaagggatgtgaagtttgtagaatCCAGAGGCTATTATGATGGAAAGAGTTGGGTTGAGCTCAAAGATCTTTCTCAATCAGCCTCAGATATAGCAAACAACCTTAGGAGAGTAATGGAGAGCCTGGGAATCAGTATGCCTTCTCTACCAAGGGTGGAACCTGTCCCTGAAAATGTACCATCTACTACAGCTGATAGTGTTGAGAGCACTCatcctgatcatgaggggggcagTAGAAATGTTGAGCAGTCTACacaagctcaacctgaagagAATTCAGTagctcatgatcaagatgagatgccATCTGAATCAGATGCTGAAACTCAAGTAGAGGCGCCAAGTGAAGGAAATGAAGCAGAACCTGAGCAGATACAACCTTTGATAAGGAGTACAAGGATTAGGAAACCTTCACACTGGATCAACACAAGAGTTTACTTCAATGCTGAAGATGTAGCTCATCCAATAAGTGCAGTATGCTCtcttgctcaatatccagaagagcatCAAGTCTTCAACAGTGAATTGGATCAGGAATACATTCCAagaacatatgaagaagctatgcaaTACAAGGAGTGGATagaatctgttggagatgagatgggagccatgatcaagaatgatacatggtttgagacTAAACTTCCAGAAGGAAAGAAAGCTGTGACAAGCCGGCTTCTCTACACTATCAAGTATGGCGCCAATggaaaaccagaaagaaagaagacaagattgGTTGCAAAGGGATATACTCAAGTATATGGTGAAGATTA
The window above is part of the Brassica napus cultivar Da-Ae chromosome C3, Da-Ae, whole genome shotgun sequence genome. Proteins encoded here:
- the LOC125583044 gene encoding uncharacterized protein LOC125583044, with the protein product MVVIPVTLKGANYLHWARLATTALGGRGLWEIVEEGRPHKKTILGEDGKEVVVADAGAKKKCQEDQLVLSILQHSLDPSLQEGYSYCETSKELWDTLQKVYENNSNISRVFEVKRAINTLSQEDNDFDKHFGKFRSLWAELEMLRPAAIDPDVLNQRKEQDKVFALLLTLHPSYGDLIKHILRNKDLPSLDEVCSEIYKEQCSVGLFGGRKKDLKKGHGKDKCWILHPHLKPQKFRTCYNDAKANFSGDIGEPSIQGSMRQTNEACENKGGASSSGSALRNIQDETIRRSDIEALIKLLKDNSGNLLGISLNATACGTSLNAITKFNLAKPLAIDSGAGHLMINDLKLIKNIVPPLGNVTIANGERVPIKGVGDLMLFNKDSKAFYMPSFTSNLLSVKRATNDLNCSVTFTPNDIYFQDIETSRLLGKGVTKENLYLLENTKLAAYLSHALNSISDFPKDENKEISWRIEAPGQFLLAILLTKRATNALFQRLGES